In Crassostrea angulata isolate pt1a10 chromosome 6, ASM2561291v2, whole genome shotgun sequence, a genomic segment contains:
- the LOC128187971 gene encoding neurofibromin-like isoform X1 produces the protein MATQKPGEWVQSLIQRFDAQLPIKTGLHTTQSIQNVEQNKECLISVSKHKFSLVINGLTKILQNVSSMRIHPGEAERNYYESQLIILDSLEQVLNSQPKDTSRLDEAIYVKLLLPEICKFLNQPTDNPNPLVLQLKNLASKVLFALSQNNFTAVFNRISAKLSNLPPSADVDQSDLSDLELIQHINVDIHRLIKLLNEVVCKFKPIKSKQVFLTLANNLEKAIWNWMDNYPEEFTDLQKRPNEELQDCSDKLFEHFNSSCMESRKRAAAVWPLQMMLLVMCPKILEEISNADAGAPCSPHIMKKKMFIDEVKKAIASHHGGSKQMIEGAAITCVRLCKASTYISINDRLNVLFAFVQSIINDLKNLLFTPPPSKTFSRGQGIVGQDLDLYIDCFVSCFRITPHNNDVLKICLNPHSPPIYHFVLVNALHRIITQHPLAWWPRINIIYGKAAELRSMFTDTLNKVTQGMATNPTPKVIGSSIPYVSIANFTKMTLYKLSKATDENMTTYRYLLLWIVRLIHADPYLMLHNHGKPGHEIQSSTLELMNGLVSLVHQQCMPDVAQEAMEALLCLHQPINIELWNPESPINTFWDVSSQVLFSISQKLIQRQLVNYTEILKWLRDILVCRNTFLQKHSANANLGNNKTICIHIKLEVVFFMYLWSIDIDAVLTGMSCFHLLCEEADIRCGSDEMAVTQILPNYNVYADIAQASTVLTTGRAALQKRIMALLRKIDQHTSGNSQAWDDTFRNWEVITQYLENYPKDAKVKTDSEIPTGLGETIKKRKPPHHANTEHELEDQLNEWANMTGFLCALGGVRLQNRPHRLSAGPSIASGLDSRKSSLMQSYDTQYCPVTQFISNMLKLLVCQNEKFGAQIQKHVKELVGHELNPALYPILFDQIKVCVDKFFDPSGQVIVTELNTQFIENVIFIMKNILEMKTDQPCEHLGVTSIESLMLAVVRYVRHLDSTVHAIQIKIKLCQLVEAMMLRRDDLTFRQEMKFRNKLVEYLTDWIMGNSHQVNIGDICSMSRKPLPRTGLQRYIHNPSGPGSCAKGPPHMPSPTPLFLHSQTTVDLDQASMQGVAALLAGLPLQPEESDRGDLMEAKSQLFLKYLTLFMNLLNDCSEEEQDTAMDPNRKRSTSNLSALRNCTVQAMSNLLNANIDSGLMHSIALGYHKDPQTRAAFMEVLTKILQQGTEFETLAETALADRFERLVELVTMIGDKGELPIAMALATVVPTQQMDELARVFVNLFDAKHLLYQLLWNMFSKENFDGQVEIADCMQTLFRGNSLASKIMAYCFRFYGQNYLRELLNPHIMEMTQQKVSFEIDPARLDTGESIEENKKNLMLITQKVFDSIVGSAPQFPSKLRSMCHCLYQVVTQRFQQSSAEAVWTVIGTVIFLRFINPAIVSPFESGIIDEEPTQKVKRGLTLMCKIMQNIANHLQFTKENHMRTFNEFLKTNFEAGRRFFTEIASDGDIPDTGNHSLSFINDANVLALHRLLWNNQEKIGDYLSSSRDHKAVGRRPFDKMATLLAYLGPPEHRPLDSHVGIFATRWSSMDMTSTKFEEIMSKHNMHEKDEFKSLKNLLIFYQAGTSTAGNPVFYYIARRYKVGEINGDLLIYHVLLTLKPFYNKPFELVIDFTHTCAENRFRTDFLSKWFVVMPEVVYQNITASYIYNCNSWIREYTKYHDRILNPLKGNRKLIFIDHPARLNEYIDPDQQKLPGSTVALEEDLKISNNALKLSHKDTKVTIKVGPNAIQITSAEKLRVLGHQVLLNDIYYASEIEEVCLVDDNQFTLTISNESGPLSFIHNDCDNIVHDIIHIRTRWELSQPESVTVHTKIRPKDVPGTLLNVALLNLGSSDPSLRSAAYNLLCALTQTFDLKIEGQLLETTGLCIPANNTIFIKLISETLAVNEPHLTLEFLEECIQGFGNSNIEMKHLCLEYITPWLPNLTRFCKHSDENKRQKVALILDKLITMTIEEVEMYPSIQAKIWGNIGKVADLLDMVLDSFIKRSVTGGLGSIQAEIMADTAVALTSANVQLVSRKVIGRLCRLIDKTCTSPTPTLEQHLMWDDIAILARYLLMLSFNNSLDVASHLPFLFHIVTLLVCTGPLSLRASTHGLVINIIHSLCTCAQLSSINETTMKVLKMSLAEFSLPKFYQLFGISKVKSAAVSAFRTSYRPGDRSFTMSPPEHEKMSLSSLETIVDALLEIMEASMKDIPSCDWLQQWTDLARRFAFQYNPALQPRAIIVFGCISKTVTDSEIKQLLKIMMKALESFNDLTLIEAIVMCLTRLQPLLRSDSSIHRFLFWVAISVLQLDEQSLYTAGLALLEQNLHTLDNMGLFDREPLEKIMMETRDPLEWHFKQLDHAMGLSFKANFNFALVGHLLKGFRHPAQTTTSRTIRVLNQLLSITVKPTNRDKFEVTPQTVPYLAALVSVSEEVRSRCHLKHRTSQYMMKESPSSDSLNTDMAAGAFSSSSSSTTGPMIPVPPLQSQVMVTPDIQTPSSMTPPPVATPMTRRQKSWEVLDLGPTNAARLQKGAPHTNQPQQPGNSSKVWKSLDDPNPRPPFQNRSNSMPTPGSKKDGTKPVMSQSRSGRVSVSNENNVLLDPEVLTDYPTQVLVLTVLATLVRNTTDENEARILYEYLAEASVVFPKVFPVIHSLLDAKINNVLSLCHDQAILNAVQSIIQNMIACEDPSQQQLSYLQSIGFGGLWRFAGTFKSAQSDTAELLVNCLEAMMVENCLPGDDLDILNPYPSSLGISSNLNLSSSMSSLSVSSMHSPTDKDTADKNGSIANSNRMRHGSANNLPGNKRPGSFKRKDSKKKVMETIEN, from the exons ATGGCAACACAAAAGCCAGGAGAGTGGGTTCAGTCGTTGATTCAGAGATTCGATGCACAG TTGCCAATCAAGACTGGCCTACACACTACACAGTCCATTCAAAATGTGGAACAGAACAAGGAATGTTTAATTAGTGTATCCAAGCACAAGTTTTCCCTGGTCATCAATGGACTGACTAAAATCCTACAGAATGTGTCTAGCATG CGAATTCACCCTGGGGAGGCGGAGAGAAATTATTACGAGTCCCAGCTCATCATTCTGGACTCCCTAGAACAAGTGCTGAATTCT CAACCCAAAGACACATCAAGACTGGATGAagctatatatgttaaacttctaCTTCCAGAAATTTGTAAG TTCCTGAATCAACCCACAGATAATCCAAATCCCTTAGTTCTACAGCTGAAGAACTTGGCCTCCAAAGTTCTGTTTGCTCTTAGTCAAAACAACTTTACTGCTGTCTTCAACAGAATTTCAGCAAA aTTATCTAACCTGCCTCCTAGTGCAGATGTTGACCAATCAGATTTGTCGGATCTTGAGCTCATTCAGCATATCAATGTTGATATCCATAGACTTATCAAACTCCTTAATG AGGTTGTGTGTAAATTCAAGCCCATCAAGTCTAAGCAGGTGTTTCTGACCTTGGCCAACAACCTCGAAAAG GCAATATGGAACTGGATGGACAATTATCCAGAGGAGTTCACAGATCTCCAAAAAAGACCAAATGAAGAGCTTCAGG ACTGCTCTGACAAGTTGTTTGAGCACTTCAACTCCAGCTGTATGGAGTCCAGGAAGAGAGCTGCAGCGGTATGGCCACTCCAGATGATGCTCCTTGTCATGTGTCCA AAAATCCTAGAAGAAATCAGTAATGCAGATGCAGGTGCCCCTTGTTCTCCACATATTATGAAGAAG aaaatgttcaTTGATGAAGTAAAAAAAGCCATTGCATCCCACCATGGTGGATCTAAACAGATGATAGAGGGTGCTGCCATCACCTGTGTGAGACTATGTAAGGCCTCCACCTATATCAGCATCAATGACCGCCTCAATGTCCTCTTTGCATTTGTACAGTCCATCATCAATGATTTAAAg aatcTCTTGTTCACTCCTCCACCAAGCAAGACGTTTTCCCGAGGACAGGGAATTGTGGGACAGGACCTGGATCTATACATCGACTGTTTTGTATCGTGCTTCAGAATCACACCCCACAATAATGACGTCTTGAAGATCTGTCTGAATCCCCACTCCCCTCCAATCTATCACTTTGTGCTAGTCAATGCTCTACACAGGATAATCACACAG CACCCACTGGCTTGGTGGCCCCGTATAAATATCATCTATGGGAAGGCTGCAGAGCTTCGGAGCATGTTCACCGACACCCTCAATAAGGTGACCCAGGGGATGGCCACAAACCCCACCCCCAAAGTCATCGGAAGCAGTATTCCCTATGTCAGTATAGCA AACTTTACCAAGATGACCTTGTACAAACTGAGCAAGGCTACAGATGAGAACATGACCACATATCGCTACCTGCTTCTGTGGATCGTCAGACTTATCCATGCAGATCCATAccttatgttacat AATCATGGTAAACCAGGTCATGAAATCCAGAGCAGCACCCTTGAGTTGATGAATGGACTAGTCTCTCTTGTTCATCAGCAGTGCATGCCGGATGTGGCTCAGGAAGCAAtggag gcaTTACTTTGTTTACATCAACCTATAAACATTGAACTTTGGAATCCTGAATCTCCCATCAACACATTCTGGGATGTCAG TTCCCAAGTTTTATTCTCCATATCCCAAAAACTGATTCAGAGACAGTTGGTCAATTACACAGAGATCCTGAAGTGGTTGCGAGATATCCTGGTCTGTAGAAACACTTTCCTACAGAAACATAGTGCCAACGCCAACCTGGGCAACAACAAAACCATCTGTATTCACATAAAGTTGGAG gttgtattttttatgtaccTGTGGAGCATTGACATTGACGCGGTACTGACTGGCATGTCCTGCTTTCACCTGCTGTGTGAGGAGGCAGACATTAGGTGTGGGTCAGACGAGATGGCAGTGACCCAGATTCTGCCAAACTATAATGTTTATGCTGACATAGCACAAGCCAGTACAGTGCTAACTACAG GAAGAGCTGCTCTACAGAAGCGAATCATGGCACTGTTGAGGAAAATTGACCAGCACACATCAGGAAACTCTCag GCTTGGGATGATACATTCAGAAACTGGGAAGTAATCACCCAATATTTAGAAAATTACCCAAAGGATGCCAAAGTCAAAACTGACTCAGAAATTCCTACAGGATTAGGAGAAACCATTAAGAAGAGGAAACCCCCTCACCATGCCAATACAGAACATGAACTTGAG GATCAGCTCAATGAATGGGCCAATATGACAGGTTTCCTTTGTGCATTGGGAGGAGTGAGGTTACAGAACAGGCCACATAGACT CAGTGCAGGTCCTTCCATAGCCTCGGGACTAGACTCGCGTAAGAGCAGCCTGATGCAGAGCTACGACACCCAGTACTGCCCAGTCACTCA ATTCATCAGTAACATGCTGAAACTGCTGGTGTGTCAGAATGAGAAGTTTGGGGCCCAGATACAGAAGCACGTGAAGGAGCTGGTGGGACACGAACTTAACCCCGCCCTCTATCCCATTCTCTTTGACCAAATCAAAGTCTGTGTAGACAAGTTCTTTGATCCCTCTGGGCAG GTCATTGTAACAGAATTGAACACCCAGTTCATAGAGAATGTGATCTTCATCATGAAAAACATTCTTGAGATGAAGACAGACCAGCCCTGTGAACATCTAGGGGTCACCAGTATTGAGTCCTTAATGCTGGCAGTTGTCAG GTATGTCAGACATCTTGATTCTACCGTCCATGCCATTCAGATCAAGATCAAACTGTGTCAGCTGGTGGAAGCAATGATGCTTCGCCGAGACGACTTGACATTTAGACAAGAAATGAAGTTCCGCAACAAACTGGTGGAGTATCTGACAGACTGGATCATGGGAAACTCACATCAGGTCAACATTGGTGATATTTGTAGCATGTCCAG GAAACCTTTGCCTAGAACAGGGCTTCAGCGATATATACACAATCCAAGTGGGCCGGGCTCCTGTGCCAAGGGGCCACCGCACATGCCCAGTCCCACTCCGCTATTTCTGCACTCCCAAACCACGGT AGACTTGGACCAGGCCAGCATGCAGGGGGTGGCGGCCCTGTTAGCTGGTCTACCCCTGCAGCCAGAGGAGAGTGACAGAGGGGACCTAATGGAGGCCAAGTCACAACTCTTCCTCAA ATATTTGACACTGTTCATGAACCTGCTGAATGACTGCTCAGAAGAGGAACAGGACACAGCCATGGATCCCAACAGGAAGAGGAGCACCTCTAACCTGTCGGCCCTCCGTAACTGTACGGTCCAGGCCATGTCGAACCTCCTGAATGCCAACATTGACAGTGGGCTGATGCACTCCATAG CTTTGGGCTACCACAAAGACCCCCAGACCCGGGCAGCCTTCATGGAAGTCCTGACCAAGATTCTGCAGCAGGGGACAGAGTTCGAGACGCTGGCAGAAACAGCGCTAGCAGACAGGTTTGAGAGACTTGTGGAGCTGGTGACCATGATAGGAGACAAAGGGGAGCTGCCAATAGCCATGGCCCTGGCTACCGTAGTACCCACACAGCAGATG GATGAACTCGCAAGAGTGTTTGTCAATCTGTTTGATGCCAAACATCTTCTGTATCAGCTTCTGTGGAACATGTTCTCCAAGGAG AATTTTGATGGACAGGTGGAGATAGCTGACTGCATGCAGACCTTGTTCCGTGGCAACTCCCTGGCCAGCAAGATCATGGCCTACTGCTTCCGCTTTTATGGACAGAACTATCTACGGGAACTGCTCAACCCACACATCATGGAGATGACCCAGCAGAAGGTCTCGTTTGAAATCGATCCAGCCAG ATTGGACACTGGTGAAAGCATAGAGGAAAACAAGAAAAACCTTATGCTAATCACCCAAAAAGTGTTTGACTCAATTGTAGGATCAGCGCCACA GTTTCCGTCTAAGCTGCGAAGCATGTGTCACTGCCTGTACCAAGTAGTGACACAGAGATTTCAGCAGAGTTCCGCCGAGGCTGTCTGGACTGTGATCGGCACGGTCATTTTCTTGCGCTTCATCAACCCGGCGATAG TGTCTCCCTTTGAGTCTGGAATCATTGATGAAGAGCCGACACAGAAGGTCAAACGAGGCCTAACCTTGATGTGCAAGATCATGCAGAATATTGCCAACCACCTCCAGTTCACCAAGGAGAACCACATGCGCACATTCAATGAGTTCCTCAAAACCAATTTTGAGGCTGGCAGGAG GTTTTTCACAGAGATTGCCTCTGATGGAGATATACCTGACACGGGGAATCACAGCCTCTCTTTCATCAATGATGCCAATGTCCTTGCCCTGCATCGACTGCTGTGGAACAACCAGGAGAAGATTGGGGACTACCTGTCTAGTAGCAG GGATCATAAAGCAGTTGGCAGAAGGCCATTTGACAAGATGGCAACATTGTTGGCCTACCTGGGACCACCTGAACACAGACCGTTAGATTCTCA CGTTGGGATCTTTGCCACTAGATGGTCCAGCATGGATATGACCAGCACCAAGTTCGAGGAGATCATGTCCAAGCACAACATGCATGAAAAAGACGAGTTCAAGTCACTAAAGAACCTGCTCATCTTCTACCAGGCCGGCACCAGCACCGCAGGGAACCCTGTGTTCTATTACATTGCTAGGCGATACAA GGTGGGAGAGATTAATGGGGATCTCTTGATCTACCATGTGCTGTTGACTCTGAAACCTTTCTACAACAAACCATTTGAGCTGGTGATAGACTTCACACACACATGTGCAGAAAACAGATTCAGG ACTGACTTCCTGTCCAAATGGTTTGTGGTGATGCCTGAGGTGGTGTACCAGAACATCACCGCCTCCTACATATACAACTGTAACTCCTGGATCAGGGAGTACACCAAGTACCACGACCGCATCCTCAACCCACTCAAG GGAAACAGGAAGTTGATATTCATTGACCACCCCGCCCGACTCAATGAGTACATCGACCCTGATCAGCAAAAGCTGCCAGGGTCAACGGTGGCTCTAGAGGAAGACCTGAAGATCTCAAACAATGCCCTGAAGCTGTCCCACAAAGACACCAAGGTCACAATCAAGGTCGGCCCCAATGCCATCCAGATCACGTCCGCAGAGAAGCTGAGGGTGCTGGGGCACCAGGTGCTCCTGAATGATATCTATTACGCCTCAGAGATTGAAGAG GTCTGTCTGGTTGATGACAATCAGTTCACGCTGACGATATCCAACGAGAGCGGACCCCTTTCCTTCATTCATAACGACTGTGATAACATTGTCCACGACATCATTCACATCCGGACCAGATGGGAGCTGTCGCAGCCCGAGTCTGTGACCGTCCACACCAAGATCCGACCAAAGGACGTCCCCGGCACACTGCTCAACGTGGCCCTGCTTAACCTGGGCAGCTCGGACCCGAGTCTACGGTCCGCCGCATACAACCTGCTGTGTGCACTCACTCAGACCTTTGACCTGAAGATCGAGGGCCAGCTGTTGGAGACCACTG GATTATGTATCCCTGCCAACAACACCATCTTCATCAAACTGATCAGTGAAACCCTGGCTGTCAATGAACCACATCTAACATTAGAGTTCCTAGAGGAGTGTATTCAGGGATTCGGAAACTCCAACATAGAGATGAAGCATTTATGTCTGGAGTACATTACGCCTTGGTTACCAAATCTTACCAG ATTTTGCAAGCATTCAGATGAAAACAAGAGACAAAAGGTGGCTCTGATTCTGGACAAACTGATCACCATGACAATAGAGGAAGTAGAG ATGTATCCTTCCATTCAAGCCAAGATCTGGGGTAATATAGGGAAAGTAGCAGATCTCCTAGACATGGTGCTAGACAGCTTCATCAAG agaagTGTAACTGGGGGCCTGGGCTCTATCCAGGCAGAAATCATGGCTGACACTGCTGTTGCACTGACATCTGCTAATGTACAGCTAGTATCCAGAAAAGTCATTGGACGATTATGTAGG TTGATAGACAAGACCTGCACATCACCTACCCCCACTCTGGAGCAGCACCTGATGTGGGATGACATCGCTATTTTGGCCAGATACCTCCTCATGTTGTCTTTCAATAACTCATTAGACG TTGCTAGTCATTTGCCGTTCCTGTTCCACATCGTGACCCTGTTGGTGTGTACTGGGCCGCTGTCTCTGAGGGCCTCCACCCACGGCCTGGTCATCAACATCATCCACTCTCTTTGTACCTGTGCACAGCTCAGCTCCATCAATG AGACCACCATGAAGGTTCTAAAGATGAGCTTGGCCGAGTTCTCCCTGCCCAAGTTTTACCAGTTGTTTGGGATCAGCAAGGTCAAGTCTGCAGCTGTGAGTGCATTCAGGACCAGCTACCGACCCGGGGACCGCTCCTTCACCATGTCACCTCCCGAACACGAGAAAATGTCACTCTCCTCTCTAGAGACCATTGTAGATGCTCTGCTGGAGATCATGGAG GCATCAATGAAAGACATTCCAAGCTGTGACTGGCTCCAGCAATGGACGGATTTAGCCAGAAG GTTTGCATTCCAGTATAACCCTGCCCTACAGCCGCGGGCCATCATTGTGTTTGGATGTATCAGCAAGACTGTGACCGACTCAGAAATCAAACAACTACTGAAAATCATGATGAAG GCACTGGAGTCTTTTAATGACCTGACCTTGATTGAAGCTATTGTCATGTGTCTAACCAGGTTACAGCCATTGCTGCGATCA GATTCCTCTATCCACCGTTTCCTGTTCTGGGTGGCTATATCCGTCCTACAGCTGGACGAGCAGTCTCTGTACACGGCCGGCCTAGCTCTGCTGGAACAGAACCTCCACACACTGGACAACATGGGCCTGTTTGATAGAGAG CCACTGGAGAAGATCATGATGGAGACCAGGGATCCATTGGAGTGGCACTTCAAACAGCTGGACCATGCCATGGGACTCAGCTTCAAGGCCAACTTCAACTTTGCTCTTGTTGGTCATCTGCTGAAAG GCTTTAGACACCCGGCACAGACAACCACATCTAGGACCATTCGTGTATTGAACCAGCTGTTATCCATTACTGTCAAACCCACCAacag GGACAAATTTGAAGTGACCCCACAAACAGTGCCGTATCTTGCAG ccTTAGTATCTGTGTCGGAGGAAGTCAGAAGCCGCTGTCACCTAAAACACCGAACATCTCAGTACATGATGAAGGAGTCGCCCTCTAGTGACAGCCTCAACACTGATATGGCAGCAG GTGCCTTCTCCTCCTCTTCTTCCTCTACCACTGGACCTATGATCCCAGTGCCCCCCTTACAGTCTCAGGTGATGGTCACACCGGACATCCAGACTCCCTCCTCCATGACCCCGCCCCCTGTGGCCACACCCATGACTCGGCGACAGAAGAGTTGGGAGGTTCTAGACCTAGGGCCAACCAATGCAGCACGACTCCAGAAAGGAGCACCGCACACAAATCAACCTCAG CAACCTGGAAACAGTTCCAAGGTATGGAAAAGTCTGGATGACCCCAATCCTCGCCCACCATTTCAGAACAGAAGTAACTCCATGCCTACCCCAGGCTCTAAGAAGGACGGGACAAAGCCTGTGATGTCACAGTCTCGCAGTGGGAGGGTGTCTGTctccaatgaaaacaatgtgTTGTTGGACCCAGAGGTGCTGACTGATTACCCAACTCAAGTGTTGGTCCTCACAGTGCTG GCTACTTTGGTCCGTAACACAACCGATGAGAATGAGGCCAGAATTTTGTACGAGTACTTGGCTGAAGCCTCTGTTGTTTTCCCTAAAGTGTTCCCAGTCAT ACACAGTCTCTTGGATGCCAAAATCAACAATGTGCTCTCCCTGTGCCATGACCAGGCCATTCTGAACGCTGTCCAGAGCATAATACAGAACATGATTGCCTGTGAAGACCCTTCTCAACAGCAACTGTCCTACCTACAGA GTATTGGGTTTGGAGGCCTTTGGAGGTTCGCAGGAACGTTTAAG TCTGCGCAGAGCGATACAGCAGAGCTGCTGGTGAACTGCCTGGAAGCCATGATGGTTGAGAACTGTCTCCCAGGAGACGACCTTGATATACTGAACCCCTATCCTAGTTCCCTAGGGATCTCCTCTAACCTGAATCTCTCCAGCTCCATGTCTAGCCTTAGTGTGAGCAGTATGCACTCCCCAACAGATAAGGACACTGCTGATAAAAATGGGAGCATCGCCAACAGCAACCGCATGCGACACGGCTCTGCCAATAACCTGCCGGGCAACAAACGCCCGGGGAGCTTCAAGCGAAAAGATAGCAAAAAGAAAGTGATGGAGACCATTGAGAACTGA